In the genome of Ctenopharyngodon idella isolate HZGC_01 chromosome 19, HZGC01, whole genome shotgun sequence, one region contains:
- the pogza gene encoding pogo transposable element with ZNF domain isoform X3 yields MAESDLYMQCDEDDLEPCQSITENRNQRYNKVTVVPSGNSAPIPAQSDGTTEPTSATTDLVNQAVPLASAPAVTLLPNAVQPGGAAGGTLGQTIYISAQPNPGQPLAGPMSLGTSLGYILNGQPISFLTAAQTPQVIAPRMVTPGSALQQTTPGKLSALQIPVTLTINSPSNVQSITSSAPGVTTLNVTPSNVLPAAAPGATIKVIKFTKLAGAPAATGQVVSSLVQPTTTVTIQNNINRAPAPLLSGGLSQTVRPQAQIFAPPATTTNVLKRGSSSSNFCIRCKAVYQKSQSLRGYFCQCNQELIKSVRDLKAQARKRIKRSSDKTHSKPSTSENPVSFSTSSETSLKHVTTSEIPEGAPNPRSGDFDDQGRMIMLVEDFFYGQHPGQPASLRTNAEPVAMKCQFCDKKVKGNIKMMNHMKHHMELERQTGEVDYHTMCQYCYRNFSTPFRLQCHVETVHNHAESSKVCKICEWSFESEPLFLNHMKHAHKPGEMPYMCQVCEYRSSFYQDVISHFTEQHKDTCILMCPYCLKVFRSCGGFQLHYIRHQKKKAHHCGRCRLQFTYEKDELHHRQRFHRTCVKPKQLEGLTPGTRVIIRAYADSTDNRVQLGTPPLNTCSNATSTPAASHSVTNKVIPLKKKPVESMMELMVKFESQCKPTEKHFCMECNFDIPYFSNHFPTYVSCSLCRYCTCCSRAYANHMISVHVPRKSTKKYITLYKPCPKKGRLNCTTCRYKTRVGDSMAKHLADYPKHQASRCTLREGFSRGYKRFVFIPTDLLRGGQILNNAFFLPLQVKQVNRSSLPLSSKPLPRPSYTITLPASPAHTASFPIQVQSIEQTAVPDKNCGVKPDAPKQTLNGGLSEVDTGRTVENSLTVAQLKVVLYALCCGIPQAANHFDTPPEEVQSLLLKRKLQLEPLRSREGLTPQAADRLVEWVLCQREQQLPIDEANLFDFMSSHGAQGISYDSAVDFLLRHDLGLQAFATSSKLLPGKSQELERSFSSFLKKQVNSQAFRLSSMGAMDELSIFVDMEQLDEASADSSSMLSAFKLMGTTHPFIEVVFTALADGTTLSTMLFLRGEPLKPDAHSLPDLIILEARPEGFTDEEKLQLWLDKVWCRHVNPISGGKGLLIMDTYKGHTSNEFLAALNSANTLPGLIPRSCSRRLQPLEACVGPVLREFLQARWSEHVTTAPQELAGAKPADLALLLSRWLVEVLDVLKAEPKLLFRSFDRVLSSNPEVTSEEPSELVRSLTEALLVNKLQGDKVEEQKAETSSIVSAESLSSPQSSMLSLKKIFEKDSDLESFHGFEDSEIIDH; encoded by the exons ATGGCAGAATCGGACCTTTACATGCAATGTGATGAAGATGATCTAGAGCCATGCCAGAGTATTACAGAAAACAGGAATCAGCGATATAACAAAG ttactGTAGTCCCAAGTGGCAATAGTGCACCGATACCAGCACAATCTGATGGCACCACTGAACCGACATCAGCTACTACTGACCTCGTAAATCAAGCTGTGCCTTTGGCTTCTG CTCCTGCTGTTACGTTACTGCCTAATGCTGTCCAGCCAGGTGGAGCAGCAGGTGGCACACTTGGCCAAACTATCTACATCAGTGCACAG CCTAATCCAGGTCAGCCTCTGGCAGGCCCAATGAGTTTGGGAACATCACTTGGTTACATCTTGAATGGACAGCCTATTAGTTTTCTGACTGCTG CTCAGACACCCCAGGTGATTGCTCCGCGGATGGTCACCCCAGGGAGTGCATTACAGCAAACGACGCCTGGAAAACTATCAGCATTGCAGATCCCAGTCACCTTGACCATCAATAGCCCCTCAAACGTACAAAGCATCACCTCATCAGCCCCAGGAGTGACCACTCTCAATGTGACACCCTCCAACGTCCTACCAGCCGCAGCTCCAG GTGCAACAATTAAAGTTATAAAGTTTACGAAGCTTGCTGGAGCACCTGCAGCTACTGGTCAAGTAGTGAGTTCACTAGTGCAGCCCACCACAACCGTCACCATCCAAAACAACATAAACAGAGCTCCAGCCCCGCTCCTGTCTGGTGGGCTGTCTCAGACTGTGAGACCTCAAGCGCAGATCTTTGCCCCTCCTGCCACAACAACTAACG TGTTAAAAAGAGGCTCCAGTTCTTCGAATTTCTGTATCCGCTGTAAAGCCGTTTACCAAAAGAGTCAGTCCCTCCGTGGATACTTCTGT CAATGCAATCAAGAACTTATCAAGAGCGTCCGGGACCTGAAGGCCCAAGCTAGAAAAAGGATCAAGCGCTCGAGTGACAAAACCCACTCAAAACCCTCCACATCAGAGAATCCCGTTTCCTTCTCCACATCCTCAGAAACATCTCTCAAACACGTCACCACTTCTGAGATACCCGAGGGAGCGCCTAATCCTCGCTCTGGAGATTTTGACGACCAAGGCAGAATGATCATGTTAGTTGAAGACTTCTTCTATGGGCAACATCCTGGCCAACCTGCATCACTAAGAACCAATGCAGAGCCCGTCGCAATGAAATGCCAATTTTGTGACAAGAAGGTGAAGGGCAACATCAA GATGATGAACCACATGAAACACCACATGGAGTTGGAGCGCCAAACAGGGGAAGTGGACTATCATACTATGTGCCAGTATTGCTACAGAAACTTCTCAACGCCCTTCCGTCTGCAGTGCCACGTTGAGACAGTTCATAACCATGCAGAGTCCTCAA AAGTGTGCAAGATCTGTGAGTGGTCATTTGAGAGCGAACCCCTCTTTCTGAACCACATGAAACACGCGCACAAGCCTGGTGAGATGCCCTACATGTGTCAG GTGTGCGAGTACCGATCTTCTTTCTACCAAGATGTTATAAGCCACTTCACAGAGCAGCACAAGGACACCTGCATCTTAATGTGTCCCTACTGCTTAAAAGTGTTTAGGTCTTGTGGCGGCTTCCAGTTGCACTACATTAGACATCAG aaaaaaaaagcgCATCATTGTGGCAGATGCCGACTTCAGTTCACTTATGAGAAGGACGAGTTGCACCACAGACAAAGGTTTCACAGGACCTGTGTCAAACCCAAGCAATTAGAGGGCCTCACACCTGGTACTAGG GTAATCATCCGAGCTTACGCTGACAGTACTGACAACAGAGTTCAGTTAGGAACACCTCCATTGAACACTTGTTCAAATGCTACATCAACACCTGCAGCATCTCACAGTGTCACCAATAAAGTCATTCCTCTCAAGAAAAAGCCAGTGGAAAGCATGATGGAGCTAATGGTCAAGTTTGAGAGTCAATG CAAGCCAACAGAAAAACACTTCTGCATGGAATGCAACTTTGACATTCCGTATTTTTCCAACCATTTCCCCACCTACGTGAGCTGTTCCCTCTGCCGATACTGTACTTGCTGTTCCAGAGCTTATGCGAATCACATGATCAG TGTACATGTTCCTCGGAAAAGCACCAAAAAATATATCACCCTATACAAACCCTGCCCAAA AAAGGGGAGGCTGAACTGTACCACATGTAGATATAAAACTCGGGTTGGAGATTCGATGGCCAAACATCTTGCTGATTATCCTAAACATCAAGCAAGCCGGTGCACCTTGCGGG AAGGATTTTCACGTGGCTATAAAAG ATTCGTCTTCATCCCAACGGACCTACTCCGAGGAGGTCAGATACTCAACAACGCATTCTTTTTGCCTTTGCAAGTGAAGCAAGTGAACAGGAGTTCACTTCCTCTGTCCTCTAAACCCCTTCCTCGACCCAGCTACACAATAACGCTGCCTGCTAGTCCCGCTCACACAGCGTCCTTTCCCATTCAGGTGCAATCTATTGAACAAACTGCCGTTCCAGACAAAAACTGTGGCGTCAAACCAGACGCCCCGAAGCAAACTTTGAATGGAGGGCTTTCTGAAGTCGATACAGGACGTACAGTGGAGAATTCACTTACCGTAGCTCAGCTGAAAGTTGTACTGTACGCCCTCTGCTGTGGGATCCCACAGGCCGCCAATCACTTCGACACGCCTCCGGAAGAAGTCCAGTCGTTGCTTTTGAAACGGAAGCTTCAGCTTGAGCCCTTGAGAAGCAGGGAAGGCTTGACGCCACAGGCCGCCGATAGGTTAGTCGAATGGGTGCTATGCCAGCGTGAGCAACAGCTACCTATCGATGAAGCTAACCTTTTCGACTTCATGAGCAGTCATGGTGCGCAAGGTATCTCTTACGACTCGGCGGTTGATTTCTTGCTACGCCATGATCTGGGCTTGCAGGCATTTGCCACCTCTAGCAAGTTGCTACCGGGTAAATCCCAGGAGCTGGAGCGCTCCTTCAGCAGCTTCCTGAAAAAGCAAGTCAATTCACAAGCCTTTAGACTATCTTCTATGGGCGCCATGGATGAGCTTTCCATATTTGTAGATATGGAGCAGCTGGATGAAGCCTCTGCGGATTCGTCGTCCATGTTGTCTGCTTTTAAGTTGATGGGCACCACACATCCATTCATAGAGGTTGTGTTCACAGCCCTGGCTGATGGGACCACATTATCCACCATGCTTTTCCTCAGAGGCGAACCTCTCAAGCCAGATGCACATTCCTTGCCAGACCTCATCATCCTGGAGGCTAGACCAGAAGGGTTCACGGATGAAGAAAAACTACAGCTTTGGTTGGACAAGGTGTGGTGTCGGCATGTCAACCCTATTTCTGGTGGCAAAGGGTTGCTGATAATGGACACGTACAAAGGCCACACGTCTAATGAATTCTTGGCGGCGCTCAACAGTGCCAACACTCTTCCAGGTCTGATCCCTCGCAGTTGCTCTCGCCGTCTGCAGCCCCTTGAAGCCTGCGTGGGGCCTGTGTTACGCGAGTTTCTACAAGCTCGATGGAGCGAGCATGTGACGACGGCGCCACAGGAACTGGCTGGAGCCAAACCAGCTGACCTTGCACTTCTTCTCTCTCGCTGGCTTGTGGAGGTACTGGATGTCCTTAAAGCAGAGCCTAAGCTACTCTTCCGCTCTTTCGATCGGGTTTTGAGCTCAAACCCAGAGGTGACGTCTGAGGAACCTTCAGAGCTCGTGCGGAGTCTCACTGAAGCTCTCCTTGTTAATAAATTGCAAGGAGATAAAGTTGAGGAGCAGAAAGCGGAGACCTCGAGTATTGTTTCTGCAGAATCTTTGTCCTCTCCGCAGTCCAGCATGCTTTCGTTGAAAAAGATCTTTGAGAAAGACAGCGATTTGGAGTCTTTCCATGGTTTTGAAGACTCAGAAATCATTGATCATTAA